Proteins encoded together in one Electrophorus electricus isolate fEleEle1 chromosome 9, fEleEle1.pri, whole genome shotgun sequence window:
- the npffr2a gene encoding neuropeptide FF receptor 2a, with translation MNSGLQLNFTFTDDENWTLPNVTEEYVVFRSNITYVGFYLHQPSVAAIFIVSYLLIFLVCMVGNGVVCFIVLRSKNMRTVTNLFILNLAVSDLLVGIFCMPTTLLDNIITGWPFGSMVCKMSGMVQGISVSASVFTLVAIAVDRFRCIVYPFKQKLTISTATLIIAIIWILAISIMCPSGVMLQVTKEQSIRVFLGSGNRTSPFYWCRENWPNQEMRKIYTTVLFANIYLAPLSLIVVMYARIGITLFKTAVPTGGKRGHDNRHSVSKKKQRVIKMLLIVALLFILSWLPLWTLMMLTDYARLTEHQYRLINIYIYPFAHWLAFFNSSVNPIIYGFFNENFRRGFQAIFKFWPCVAGGHRRKTYSHRVQGNSVLPALQPSTEPISLNSVDNSSRRVNHVNEQDLVMEDLEKVSESSAEGASL, from the exons atgaacagtggACTGCAACTGAACTTCACTTTTACAGATGATGAAAACTGGACTTTGCCCAATGTAACTGAGGAGTATGTCGTGTTTCGGAGCAACATCACATATGTTGGATTTTACTTGCACCAGCCTTCAGTAGCTGCTATCTTCATAGTGTCTTACCTGCTTATATTTTTGGTCTGTATGGTTGGCAATGGAGTGGTGTGCTTTATTGTCTTAAGGAGCAAGAACATGCGCACTGTCACCAATCTGTTTATCCTCAACCTTGCTGTCAGTGACCTCCTCGTTGGGATTTTTTGCATGCCAACAACTCTTCTTGACAACATCATTACAG GCTGGCCGTTTGGAAGCATGGTTTGCAAAATGAGTGGAATGGTCCAGGGCATATCCGTCTCCGCCTCTGTTTTTACCCTGGTTGCTATTGCAGTTGACAG ATTCAGATGCATTGTTTATCCCTTCAAGCAAAAGCTGACAATATCAACGGCCACACTTATAATTGCAATTATCTGGATCCTGGCTATATCAATCATGTGCCCCTCTGGAGTCATGCTTCAAGTGACCAAAGAGCAAAGCATTCGTGTGTTTCTTGGAAGTGGCAACAGGACAAGTCCTTTCTATTGGTGTCGGGAGAACTGGCCCAATCAGGAAATGCGAAAGATATACACCACTGTTCTATTTGCCAACATATATTtggcccctctctccctcatagtAGTCATGTATGCAAGGATTGGGATCACTCTGTTCAAAACTGCCGTGCCAACAGGGGGGAAACGTGGCCATGACAACCGTCACAGTGTATCCAAGAAGAAGCAGAGAGTCATCAAAATGCTCCTGATCGTGGCCTTGCTCTTTATCCTGTCTTGGCTGCCTTTGTGGACATTGATGATGCTCACAGATTACGCTAGACTCACTGAGCACCAGTACAGGCTTATTAACATCTATATCTATCCTTTCGCCCACTGGCTGGCATTCTTCAACAGCAGCGTCAATCCAATTATTTATGGGTTCTTCAATGAGAATTTCCGCCGTGGATTCCAGGCCATTTTTAAGTTCTGGCCATGCGTGGCTGGAGGGCACAGGCGAAAGACCTATTCACACAGGGTGCAGGGTAACTCTGTGCTGCCAGCTCTGCAGCCTTCTACAGAGCCTATTTCTCTTAACAGTGTGGACAACAGCTCAAGGAGGGTCAATCACGTCAATGAGCAAGACTTGGTCATGGAGGACCTGGAAAAAGTATCAGAAAGCAGTGCTGAAGGGGCTTCTCTCTAA